Proteins from a genomic interval of Lactococcus protaetiae:
- the rpmA gene encoding 50S ribosomal protein L27: MLKLNSQLFAHKKGGGSTSNGRDSQAKRLGAKASDGELVSGGSILFRQRGTHIHPGTNVGRGGDDTLFAKIEGTVKFEMKRGKKHVSVYPVVAK, translated from the coding sequence ATGTTAAAACTTAATTCACAACTCTTCGCCCACAAAAAAGGTGGAGGTTCTACTTCCAATGGACGTGACTCACAAGCAAAACGTCTTGGTGCTAAGGCATCTGACGGTGAACTTGTAAGTGGCGGTTCAATCCTTTTCCGCCAACGTGGTACACATATCCATCCAGGTACTAATGTTGGCCGTGGTGGCGATGATACTCTTTTCGCTAAAATCGAAGGAACTGTTAAATTCGAAATGAAACGTGGTAAAAAACACGTATCAGTTTATCCAGTGGTTGCTAAATAA
- a CDS encoding DUF998 domain-containing protein: MKKIHLPQELYDKLDLSIDEEIEVIDIAADSFTVRRLTSKKSDYAPTWFIVPTIFATLIFIALAFFFNHPHVIPLSGNESIATAVIVIANALAIFTFISAYFSRRKSFYRQMTKRIYWRTFVTVTVSILIIVTLALMALFWFLGQIFYGVNFGLFTSTLIFTIFSGILNYVMIFVVDTFSINMMVNMLLMVSVGGLVSSMATNGNQYWWQRNFSLLGTEASHSSWQFNLTLIVSAALFIALVDYIFVSIREKYGTHLRQTILQVLLTLCAFSIALVGLIPNNAGWMHIAHDVAAQLIVFFMALSILGIQWFLPKAGKSLYQMSYIIVGLILFSYFLWHPVHYLTLTAFEILSFSLSFAWLLLLVNTLINMLWNDRKIYKVTVSKENEE; this comes from the coding sequence ATGAAAAAAATTCATCTTCCACAAGAACTTTATGACAAACTTGATTTATCAATTGACGAGGAAATTGAAGTGATTGATATAGCAGCAGACAGTTTCACCGTCAGGCGATTAACTAGTAAAAAATCAGACTATGCACCTACTTGGTTTATTGTACCTACGATTTTTGCAACATTGATTTTTATTGCGCTTGCTTTCTTTTTTAACCACCCTCATGTGATTCCTTTGTCAGGAAATGAATCTATTGCGACAGCAGTGATTGTAATAGCGAATGCCCTAGCGATTTTTACTTTTATCTCTGCCTATTTCAGTCGTAGAAAAAGTTTTTATCGTCAAATGACCAAACGGATTTATTGGAGAACTTTTGTAACAGTGACAGTCTCAATATTAATCATCGTAACACTAGCTCTGATGGCATTATTTTGGTTTTTAGGACAAATTTTTTACGGCGTAAATTTTGGTCTATTTACCTCAACATTAATCTTTACTATTTTTTCAGGAATCCTTAACTACGTGATGATTTTTGTTGTTGACACTTTTTCAATTAATATGATGGTTAATATGTTATTGATGGTTTCTGTGGGTGGCTTAGTGTCAAGCATGGCAACAAATGGTAATCAATACTGGTGGCAGCGGAATTTTAGTTTATTAGGAACAGAGGCCTCACACTCTAGTTGGCAATTTAACTTGACATTGATTGTATCTGCTGCATTATTTATCGCTCTGGTAGATTATATTTTTGTCTCTATTCGAGAAAAATATGGCACACATCTTAGACAGACAATTCTTCAGGTTTTGCTTACTTTATGCGCATTTTCGATTGCCTTAGTTGGATTGATACCAAATAATGCAGGATGGATGCACATTGCTCATGATGTGGCTGCTCAACTTATCGTATTTTTTATGGCACTGTCTATTTTAGGGATTCAATGGTTTTTACCTAAAGCCGGAAAGAGCCTTTATCAAATGTCTTATATCATTGTTGGCCTTATCTTATTTTCATATTTTCTTTGGCATCCTGTTCATTATTTAACCCTAACAGCTTTTGAAATTCTTTCATTCAGCCTAAGTTTTGCTTGGCTTCTCCTTTTAGTCAATACATTGATTAATATGTTATGGAACGACCGAAAAATATACAAAGTTACTGTTTCTAAAGAAAATGAAGAATGA
- a CDS encoding ribosomal-processing cysteine protease Prp: MIEAVIRKKRDRFVSYEISGHASSGTGEFEFDVVCADVSVLSITTANNIDSMAKVRPITKMEEGYLYVEVPISIPNKQEEVVQILLQAFANAMEDVAEEFPQYVHLTIEN, from the coding sequence ATGATTGAAGCAGTAATTAGAAAGAAGCGTGACCGCTTTGTTTCTTATGAAATCTCAGGTCATGCCTCATCAGGTACAGGTGAATTTGAGTTCGATGTTGTTTGTGCAGATGTGAGCGTTTTGTCGATTACAACTGCCAATAATATTGATTCAATGGCTAAGGTCAGACCCATTACCAAAATGGAAGAGGGCTACCTTTACGTCGAAGTACCGATAAGTATCCCGAACAAACAAGAAGAAGTTGTTCAAATTCTTCTCCAAGCATTTGCAAATGCTATGGAAGATGTAGCTGAAGAATTTCCACAGTATGTTCATTTAACTATTGAAAATTAG
- the rplU gene encoding 50S ribosomal protein L21, whose protein sequence is MSNYAIIKTGGKQVKVEEGSVIYVEKLNVEAGQNVTFDEVIFVGGETTKVGAPLVEGATVVGEVEKHGKQKKVVTFQYKPKKHSHRKQGHRQPYTKVVIKSVNA, encoded by the coding sequence ATGTCAAACTATGCAATCATCAAAACTGGTGGTAAACAAGTTAAAGTTGAAGAAGGTTCAGTAATCTACGTTGAAAAACTTAACGTTGAAGCTGGTCAAAACGTAACTTTCGATGAAGTTATCTTTGTCGGAGGAGAAACAACTAAAGTTGGTGCACCACTCGTTGAAGGCGCTACTGTTGTTGGTGAAGTTGAAAAACATGGTAAACAAAAGAAAGTTGTTACTTTCCAATACAAACCTAAAAAACACTCACACCGTAAACAAGGTCACCGTCAACCTTACACTAAAGTTGTTATCAAATCAGTTAACGCTTAA